A window of the Cannabis sativa cultivar Pink pepper isolate KNU-18-1 chromosome X, ASM2916894v1, whole genome shotgun sequence genome harbors these coding sequences:
- the LOC115702364 gene encoding adenine phosphoribosyltransferase 5 isoform X2, protein MFAAENGLKGDPRLQAISDSIRVIPDFPKQGIMFQDITTLLLDHKAFKDTVDIFVDRYRDMGISVVAGIEARGFIFGPSIALAIGAKFVPLRKPRKLPGAVIAEHYVLEYGSDKLEMHVGAVNPGDRALVIDDLVATGGTLSAAIRLLERQGADVVECGCVIGLRDTNGESRLNGKPLYILIEPRQMDNN, encoded by the exons ATGTTTGCAGCAGAAAATGGACTCAAAGGAGATCCAAGGCTTCAAGCCATATCAGACTCTATTAGGGTCATCCCAGACTTTCCCAAACAAG gAATAATGTTTCAAGATATAACGACGTTGTTGTTAGATCACAAGGCATTCAAAGACACCGTCGATATTTTTGTTGATCGCTATAGAGACATGGGTATCTCTGTTGTTGCCG gaATAGAGGCGAGAGGCTTCATTTTCGGTCCATCAATTGCTTTAGCTATTGGTGCCAAATTTGTTCCTCTACGAAAGCCAAGAAAGTTACCAG GTGCTGTAATTGCAGAACATTATGTTCTAGAGTACGGAAGTGACAAACTAGAGATGCATGTGGGGGCTGTAAACCCTGGTGATCGTGCTTTAGTAATTGATGATTTAGTAGCAACTGGTGGGACACTTTCCGCTGCAATTCGACTTTTAG aaCGCCAGGGGGCCGACGTCGTTGAATGCGGTTGTGTCATAGGATTGCGGGACACCAAT GGTGAAAGTAGGCTTAATGGAAAGCCTCTTTACATTTTAATTGAGCCACGTCAGATGGATAATAATTGA
- the LOC115702363 gene encoding PX domain-containing protein EREL1 isoform X1, whose translation MQGRSPPKHRHDGTSPLPLGMDWSPPPRKWNGRDTVWPHDSRTGWSYCVTIPSWVVLPKSRDSDPVVFYRVHVGVQSPEGSTTTRGVLRRFNDFLKLFSDLKKVFPKKNFPLTPPKGLLRMRSRAQLEERRCSLEEWMTKLLSDIDVSRSVIVASFLELEAAARSSFQDVHPQTSEGNSHDLPTQSSLPAIVGSSSITSDYGSDTAYEVSEMGTPRLGRDDSYDMGMEDLALDEVLTSPIENLVKYGMSNIDEGLFMGQTILDQLEGLPRSKVQARHFNNVVGKNVYNGNASKTSFLSSNGTDLFSEQEINKVIAHARKLSNDSVGSDASSLRGSEMSISGIPNSSGEGSLDLLGGAEVSSSMETLGNSEMHASGGGARLVLPLDQRHKLNRILLTMQRRLVTAKTDMEDLIARLYQEMAGKDYLTTKVKDLEVELETARQKGKENLEQAILIERERFTKMQWDMEELRQKSFEMELKLSSKSEKDEKSCVKSARSSIDLDKDILLQELDSSKEQLEILSKRYEDLEAKSKADRKVLVKEVKSLRNSQSQLEDELSNSLKEKAEAEKLLKQERQRSEQRENARQKLLHKCRILQSKLKECNLNLAGAFDDVSPCPSVMVASGFLASDDQINSLLTEAELLGEENGDFASELEDSHEMVNDPTTTDDELRKTLANIFIDNVKLRKLLSSVSSRAPKMDCDKDEEEPQENLSYE comes from the exons ATGCAGGGACGGAGTCCCCCGAAGCACAGGCACGATGGGACTTCGCCACTGCCACTTGGGATGGATTGGAGTCCTCCCCCTAGAAAATGG AATGGCCGAGACACGGTTTGGCCTCATGATTCTCGCACTGGCTGGAGTTACTGTGTTACTATACCTTCTTGGGTTGTCCTTCCAAAATCAAGAGATTCAGATCCTGTAGTG TTCTACAGAGTTCATGTTGGTGTGCAATCACCAGAAGGAAGTACTACAACTCGTGGAGTTCTGCGAAGATTCAATGATTTCTTGAAGTTATTCAGTGAT CTTAAAAAAGTGTTTCCAAAGAAAAATTTCCCATTGACCCCACCCAAGGGGCTACTGCGAATGAGAAGTCGGGCTCAGTTGGAAGAG AGAAGATGCTCCTTAGAGGAATGGATGACGAAGCTTCTGTCTGATATTGATGTGTCAAGAAGCGTTATTGTGGCATCTTTTCTTGAACTTGAAGCTGCTGCTAGGTCGT CATTCCAAGATGTACATCCGCAGACTTCAGAAGGCAATTCTCATGATTTGCCTACCCAGTCAAGCTTGCCTGCCATTGTTGGTAGTTCATCAATAACATCAGATTATGGAAGTGATACTGCTTATGAGGTATCCGAGATGGGAACTCCTAGGCTAGGAAGGGATGACAGTTATGACATGGGTATGGAGGATCTGGCATTGGATGAGGTTTTGACAAGCCCGATAGAAAATCTTGTAAAGTATGGCATGTCTAATATCGACGAGGGTTTGTTTATGGGGCAGACTATTTTAGACCAATTGGAAGGCCTTCCTCGGAGTAAAGTGCAAGCCAGACATTTCAACAATGTTGTAGGGAAGAATGTATATAATGGAAACGCTTCTAAAACTTCATTCTTATCTAGTAACGGAACAGATCTTTTCTCTGAGCAAGAGATTAATAAAGTAATTGCTCATGCTCGCAAGCTATCAAATGACAGTGTGGGAAGTGATGCAAGTTCTCTTAGAGGTAGTGAAATGTCTATATCCGGGATTCCAAATTCATCTGGAGAAGGTTCTCTTGACCTTCTTGGAGGTGCTGAAGTTTCAAGCAGCATGGAGACTCTTGGCAACTCAGAAATGCATGCTTCAGGAGGTGGTGCTCGGTTAGTTCTTCCATTAGATCAGCGCCATAAATTGAATAGGATCCTTCTGACAATGCAGCGAAGGCTAGTCACAGCAAAAACTGATATGGAGGATCTTATAGCAAGACTATATCAAGAAATGGCTGGCAAAGACTACCTTACAACAAAG GTTAAGGATTTGGAAGTGGAACTTGAAACTGCTCGACAAAAGGGTAAAGAAAACCTGGAGCAAGCTATATTGATTGAGAGAGAAAGGTTCACCAAAATGCAGTGGGATATGGAGGAACTTCGGCAGAAGTCCTTTGAAATGGAGTTAAAATTGAGTTCGAAGTCTGAAAAG GATGAGAAATCATGTGTGAAGTCAGCAAGAAGTTCAATCGATCTAGATAAAGACATTTTGCTGCAGGAATTGGATTCTTCCAAGGAGCAGCTTGAGATTTTGTCGAAGCGATATGAAGACTTGGAAGCAAAATCCAAAGCTGACCGCAAAGTCCTTGTTAAAGAAGTCAAATCTCTTCGAAATTCACAATCACAATTGGAGGATGAGCTCAGTAACTCCCTCAAGGAGAAGGCAGAAGCTGAG AAACTTCTTAAACAGGAAAGACAACGGAGTGAGCAGCGTGAAAATGCTAGGCAAAAGTTACTGCATAAGTGCAGGATTCTTCAGAGTAAACTTAAGGAGTGCAATCTGAATTTAGCTGGGGCTTTTGATGATGTTAGTCCCTGTCCATCAGTAATGGTGGCTTCAGGTTTCTTGGCATCAGATGACCAAATTAACTCTCTTCTTACAGAG GCTGAACTTCTAGGGGAAGAAAATGGAGATTTTGCTTCTGAGTTGGAGGATAGTCACGAAATGGTCAATGATCCAACGACAACAGACGATGAGTTGCGCAAGACATTAGCCAACATCTTTATCGATAACGTTAAGCTAAGAAAACTGCTGAGCTCTGTTTCAAGTCGCGCTCCCAAAATGGATTGCGATAAAGATGAGGAAGAGCCCCAAGAGAATTTGTCTTATGAATGA
- the LOC115702363 gene encoding PX domain-containing protein EREL1 isoform X2, which produces MTKLLSDIDVSRSVIVASFLELEAAARSSFQDVHPQTSEGNSHDLPTQSSLPAIVGSSSITSDYGSDTAYEVSEMGTPRLGRDDSYDMGMEDLALDEVLTSPIENLVKYGMSNIDEGLFMGQTILDQLEGLPRSKVQARHFNNVVGKNVYNGNASKTSFLSSNGTDLFSEQEINKVIAHARKLSNDSVGSDASSLRGSEMSISGIPNSSGEGSLDLLGGAEVSSSMETLGNSEMHASGGGARLVLPLDQRHKLNRILLTMQRRLVTAKTDMEDLIARLYQEMAGKDYLTTKVKDLEVELETARQKGKENLEQAILIERERFTKMQWDMEELRQKSFEMELKLSSKSEKDEKSCVKSARSSIDLDKDILLQELDSSKEQLEILSKRYEDLEAKSKADRKVLVKEVKSLRNSQSQLEDELSNSLKEKAEAEKLLKQERQRSEQRENARQKLLHKCRILQSKLKECNLNLAGAFDDVSPCPSVMVASGFLASDDQINSLLTEAELLGEENGDFASELEDSHEMVNDPTTTDDELRKTLANIFIDNVKLRKLLSSVSSRAPKMDCDKDEEEPQENLSYE; this is translated from the exons ATGACGAAGCTTCTGTCTGATATTGATGTGTCAAGAAGCGTTATTGTGGCATCTTTTCTTGAACTTGAAGCTGCTGCTAGGTCGT CATTCCAAGATGTACATCCGCAGACTTCAGAAGGCAATTCTCATGATTTGCCTACCCAGTCAAGCTTGCCTGCCATTGTTGGTAGTTCATCAATAACATCAGATTATGGAAGTGATACTGCTTATGAGGTATCCGAGATGGGAACTCCTAGGCTAGGAAGGGATGACAGTTATGACATGGGTATGGAGGATCTGGCATTGGATGAGGTTTTGACAAGCCCGATAGAAAATCTTGTAAAGTATGGCATGTCTAATATCGACGAGGGTTTGTTTATGGGGCAGACTATTTTAGACCAATTGGAAGGCCTTCCTCGGAGTAAAGTGCAAGCCAGACATTTCAACAATGTTGTAGGGAAGAATGTATATAATGGAAACGCTTCTAAAACTTCATTCTTATCTAGTAACGGAACAGATCTTTTCTCTGAGCAAGAGATTAATAAAGTAATTGCTCATGCTCGCAAGCTATCAAATGACAGTGTGGGAAGTGATGCAAGTTCTCTTAGAGGTAGTGAAATGTCTATATCCGGGATTCCAAATTCATCTGGAGAAGGTTCTCTTGACCTTCTTGGAGGTGCTGAAGTTTCAAGCAGCATGGAGACTCTTGGCAACTCAGAAATGCATGCTTCAGGAGGTGGTGCTCGGTTAGTTCTTCCATTAGATCAGCGCCATAAATTGAATAGGATCCTTCTGACAATGCAGCGAAGGCTAGTCACAGCAAAAACTGATATGGAGGATCTTATAGCAAGACTATATCAAGAAATGGCTGGCAAAGACTACCTTACAACAAAG GTTAAGGATTTGGAAGTGGAACTTGAAACTGCTCGACAAAAGGGTAAAGAAAACCTGGAGCAAGCTATATTGATTGAGAGAGAAAGGTTCACCAAAATGCAGTGGGATATGGAGGAACTTCGGCAGAAGTCCTTTGAAATGGAGTTAAAATTGAGTTCGAAGTCTGAAAAG GATGAGAAATCATGTGTGAAGTCAGCAAGAAGTTCAATCGATCTAGATAAAGACATTTTGCTGCAGGAATTGGATTCTTCCAAGGAGCAGCTTGAGATTTTGTCGAAGCGATATGAAGACTTGGAAGCAAAATCCAAAGCTGACCGCAAAGTCCTTGTTAAAGAAGTCAAATCTCTTCGAAATTCACAATCACAATTGGAGGATGAGCTCAGTAACTCCCTCAAGGAGAAGGCAGAAGCTGAG AAACTTCTTAAACAGGAAAGACAACGGAGTGAGCAGCGTGAAAATGCTAGGCAAAAGTTACTGCATAAGTGCAGGATTCTTCAGAGTAAACTTAAGGAGTGCAATCTGAATTTAGCTGGGGCTTTTGATGATGTTAGTCCCTGTCCATCAGTAATGGTGGCTTCAGGTTTCTTGGCATCAGATGACCAAATTAACTCTCTTCTTACAGAG GCTGAACTTCTAGGGGAAGAAAATGGAGATTTTGCTTCTGAGTTGGAGGATAGTCACGAAATGGTCAATGATCCAACGACAACAGACGATGAGTTGCGCAAGACATTAGCCAACATCTTTATCGATAACGTTAAGCTAAGAAAACTGCTGAGCTCTGTTTCAAGTCGCGCTCCCAAAATGGATTGCGATAAAGATGAGGAAGAGCCCCAAGAGAATTTGTCTTATGAATGA
- the LOC115702364 gene encoding adenine phosphoribosyltransferase 5 isoform X1: MFAAENGLKGDPRLQAISDSIRVIPDFPKQGIMFQDITTLLLDHKAFKDTVDIFVDRYRDMGISVVAGIEARGFIFGPSIALAIGAKFVPLRKPRKLPGAVIAEHYVLEYGSDKLEMHVGAVNPGDRALVIDDLVATGGTLSAAIRLLERQGADVVECGCVIGLRDTNVGVFFSFFFLKKCGEFQIHIVIYFDRVKVGLMESLFTF; this comes from the exons ATGTTTGCAGCAGAAAATGGACTCAAAGGAGATCCAAGGCTTCAAGCCATATCAGACTCTATTAGGGTCATCCCAGACTTTCCCAAACAAG gAATAATGTTTCAAGATATAACGACGTTGTTGTTAGATCACAAGGCATTCAAAGACACCGTCGATATTTTTGTTGATCGCTATAGAGACATGGGTATCTCTGTTGTTGCCG gaATAGAGGCGAGAGGCTTCATTTTCGGTCCATCAATTGCTTTAGCTATTGGTGCCAAATTTGTTCCTCTACGAAAGCCAAGAAAGTTACCAG GTGCTGTAATTGCAGAACATTATGTTCTAGAGTACGGAAGTGACAAACTAGAGATGCATGTGGGGGCTGTAAACCCTGGTGATCGTGCTTTAGTAATTGATGATTTAGTAGCAACTGGTGGGACACTTTCCGCTGCAATTCGACTTTTAG aaCGCCAGGGGGCCGACGTCGTTGAATGCGGTTGTGTCATAGGATTGCGGGACACCAATGTAggtgttttcttttcttttttttttttaaaaaaatgtggtgaATTTCAAATTcatattgtaatttattttgacAGGGTGAAAGTAGGCTTAATGGAAAGCCTCTTTACATTTTAA